Below is a window of Yimella sp. cx-51 DNA.
ACGCAGGTACATGCGCACCAGGTCGGCCGCGAACAGTGCCGCCTCGGCGCCGCCCGCACCGGCCTTCACCTCGAGGATCACGTCACGGTCGTCGTCCTCGTCGCGGGGAAGCAACAGCTTGCGCAGGCTCGCTTCTGTGTCGCGCAGCTGCTCGGTGAGAGCCGGCAGCTCCGCAGCGAAGGACTCGTCCTCGGTCGCGAGCTCCTGCGCGGTGGCGAGGTCGTCCTGGGCGGTGCGCCACGCCTGGTAGGCGGCGACCGTCGGAGCGAGCGCGGCGTACCGCTTGTTGACCTTGCGCAGCGCTACCGGGTCACCGAGCACCGCCGGATCGGTCATCTGTCGTTCGAGTTCGGCGTGCTCGGCGACGACGGTTTCGGCGGAGTCCAGCATGGTGCTCCTCGCGGGTGCAGTCAGAGATTCAGGGATGCAGAAGGGCGGTGGAAATGGAGCACGCCGGTCCCGTCGAATGACGGAACCGGCGTGTCGGGGAAGCTACTTGGCGTCCTTCTTGCCGTAGCGCTGCTGGAAGCGCGCGACGCGGCCACCGGTGTCGAGGATCTTCTGCTTGCCGGTGTAGAACGGGTGGCAGTTGGAGCAGACTTCGGCGCTGATGCGACCGGACTCCGCGGTGCTGCGGGTGGTGAACGTGTTACCGCAGGTGCACACGACGGTGGTCTCTGCGTAGTTCGGGTGAAGGTTCTTCTTCACAGGTGATCTCCTCGTTGTCAGGCGTATCCCGGGTCGCCGCGCAGGATGCGTGAGGCGTGAACCGGGGCCAAGGGTCAAGTCTGCCAGAGCAGCGGACATCACTCCAAACTCGTAGGACGCGCGCACTATTCCCGCCGGGCGCGTCCGGCCAGTCGCTGGGGGGCGTGCCACACCGCCGACCGAACTCGCCCCAGAAGCGGCCCGCGGCGGGACTTTACCTTCGCTTTACTCTCCGAGAGCCTCAGCGGTGGGACGGTGAACGCGCCATCGCTCGATGCCAGGAGGCACGCATGACCCGCCACAACCTCACTCGTCGCTCCTTCCTCGTCGCCGCCGTCGTCGGCTCAGGAGCAGCTGTCATCCCCAACGCCGTTGCGGTCGACCAGAATTCGCTGTTCGCCGATGCCGGTCGTCAGTACGCCGTGCCGCCCGCGCTCCTTGCGTCGATCAGCTACGGCCAGACGCGTTGGGCCGACCACGCCGGACGCCCGAGCCGCAGCCAGGGCTACGGCCCGATGCACCTGATCGACGGTGCTGCCGTGGCTGAGCAGCGGGCCGCGGAAGGCAAGCCCGCCGGTAACGCAGTCGACACGCTCGGGTTGGCGGCGACCGCAGCGGGACTCTCCGCTGACCGCGTCCGCACCGAGCCGGCCAGCAACATCAAGGCCGCAGCGGCCTTGCTCGCCCAGCAGCAGAAGAACCTCGGTGGCCCGACAGGCGTAGGCAGCGACCCCGCCGCGTGGTACGAGGCGATCGCAGCGATCAGCGGCCTGTCGACCCCGGCGGCACAGGTGCGCTTCGCCGACGACGTCCTGACCGACATCGCTACGGGTGCGAGCGTCAGCGAAGGCGGCACGAAGTTCTCGCTACCCGCAGGTCGTGTCGGATCTGCCGGGAAGGGGCGGCAGAAGCTGCTCGACCGGGCCAAGGCGGGCCAGCGTCCGTCCGGTCCCGTCGATGCACCCGGCGGTCTGGGCGTCGAGTGGATCCCGGCGCCGTACGAGCAGTACGGCCCGGATCCGGGCGACTACGGCAACCACGACCTGGCCTTCCGGCCGCGTTCGCCCGAACTGACCCACGTGATCATCCACGACACCGAGTGCAGCTACGAGGTGGCGCTGAGGCTGGTCACCGACCCGACCTACCTGGCGTGGAACTACACGCTGCGCTCGTCGGACGGGCACATCGCCCAGCACCTGGAGACCAAGGACATCGGCTGGCACGCCGGCAACTGGTACATGAACATGCACTCGGTCGGGCTGGAGCACGAGGGCTACGCCGCCCAGGGTTACAGCTGGTACCCCGAGGCGCTCTACCGCACCAGCGCGCGCCTCACCCGTCACCTGTGCACCCGCTACGGCATACCGATGGACCGGGCCCACATCATCGGTCACGACCAGGTGCCGGGCCTCACCACTGCGCGCATCCGCGGCATGCACTGGGACCCGGGCCCGTTCTGGGACTGGGAGCGCTACTTCGAGCTCATGGGTGCGCCGTTGCACAAGGGGACGACCGGGCAGGCTCCCAAGGCTGGCGATGTTGTACGCATCCTTCCCGGGTTCGACGACAACGTGCAGGCGGTGCAGGGCTGCAGCGGAGTCTGCGTGGAGGGCACCGGCCACGGCACCAACTTCATCCCGCTGCACACCTCCCCCGACGCCGGCTCACCCCTGGTGAGCGACCCGGGCCTGAAGGCGGGACCGTCCACCACACAGGTCTCCGACATCGGGGCCCGTGCTGCGGCCGGCACCGAGTACGCGGTGGCCCAGATCAAGGGCGACTGGACGGCGATCTGGTACCTCGGCGAGATCGCGTGGTTCCACAACCCAGCCGACGCGCCCACTGCCCGCCGGGTCAAGGGCGCCCGCACCGTGACTCCGAAGGGTGCCTCCGCGGCAGTCTTCGGCGGGGCCTATCCGGAGGCGGCGGCATACGCCAATCCTGCTGATGCCCAACCGGTTTCGCCTCTTCTGTACACCTTGAAGGCCGGGCAGACCTACGTGCTCTCGGACGACACCGTGCCCACCGACTACTACCGGGCGAAGACCTTCTCGCTCGACACCCCCGGCGATCACATCAACACCGTCGGCAAGACGAAGTACCTGCAGATCAACCTCGGCCACCGCATCGCCTTCGTGCAGGCGTCCGAGGTCGAGGTGCGCTAGGTCACCTGCCTGCCTTTGCCCGAGAAACGCCCGCGTCATGACGCGGGCGTTTCTCAGGTGGGCGTGGCGTGAGTGGCGTCCTCGGCCCCTGGCTACTGACGTTCCTTCTGCAACAGGGCGAGATCGCGGCGCACATAACGTAGGTGCGCCCACTCCTCCTCGATGATGACGCGGACGCAGTCGCCGACGGTGGGCTTCCAATCGTCATCGGGGCCCCAGGGATCGTCGCGTGGCTCATCGAGTTGCTCCGCCGTCACCGTGGCCAGGAAGTCGGTCAGCATGTGCTGTCGTTCGGCACGCACAGCGAGGACCTCCTCGAAGTTCTTCGGTTCGCGCATTCGCTCAGGGATGACACCCATCTGCTCTGCCCCGGTGAAGAACTGTCCGATCTCGTGGAAAGGATCGCTCTCGCGCCGTACACCTCGCAGGAGCCAGGCGTCCGTCGCGAGCACCAGGTGGCGCAGCGTCTGCGCCAACGACCACTCGTCCTCGACGTGTGCATCGCGTAGGTCGGCCGGTGTTCGGGTGACGGTGGTGTTCCACGCGTCCTGGACGGCGACCCACCCCTCGCGCAGACCTCCAGGAGTTCTGGACGCCTGGAGTTCGCGCCCGGGGAACTGCCGGTTCAGTTCAGCCTCCACGAGTGGAACGACGTCGACGCCGTTGACGTAGAGACTGCCGAACATCAGGTCATGGCTGTCGATGTGGAGACCGCCGACCTCGACGCCGTGCATCGTGACCCCGCTCAGATCGCAGAAGCGGAACTTTGCGTTCGAGAAGTCGGCTCGGACGAAACGGGCGTCAGCGAATTCTTGGGTGCGCTCGTAGGTGGTCATGATTCGAGTGTTGCGCCAACCCGGCGCGTGGTCCAGACCTTTCGCACCACGGTTCGAAACGTCGTGACGTAGCCGCTCGAACGGCACACGAAGAAGCCCGGCCGTCAAACGGCCGGGCTTCTTCGATACTGAAGGACTGAACTGTGAGCCCGCGGGTGGTCAGTCAGTTCTCACTCTTCTCAGTCCTCACGTCGCGGACGACGATGCCGGGCGGCGGAGCCTGCGACGCCTCCCGGAGGAGGAGCCGCGACCAACAACACCGGACGAAAGACTGAGCTGTGAGCCTGCGAGCAGATCAGTCCTCACGTCGCGGACGACGATGCCGGGCGGCGGAGCCTGCGACGCCTCCCGGAGGAGGAGCCGCGACCAACAACACCGGACGAAGACTGAGCTGTGAGCCTGCGAGCAGATCAGTCCTCACGTCGCGGACGACGATGCCGGGCGGCGGAGCCTGCGACGCCTCCCGGAGGAGGAGCCGCGACCAACAACACCGGACGAAGACTGAGCTGTGAGCCTGCGAGCAGATCAGTCCTCACGTCGCGGACGACGATGCCGGGCGGCGGAGCCTGCGACGCCTCCCGGAGGAGGAGCCGCGACCAACAACACCGGACGAAGACTGAGCTGTGAGCCTGCGAGCAGATCAGTCTTCGTCATCCAGCTTGATGGAGGAGGTCTGCTGCACCTGCATGAGGAACTCGACGTTGCTCTTGGTCTTCTTCAACCGGTCGAGCAGCAACTCGATGCCCTGCTGCTGATCGAGGGCAGCCAGCACGCGGCGCAGCTTCCACATGATCTTCAGCTCGTCGGCACCAAGGAGGATTTCCTCGCGGCGCGTGCCAGAGTTGTTGACGTCGACCGCCGGGAAGATGCGGCGGTTGGCCAGCTGACGGTCGAGCTTGAGCTCCATGTTGCCGGTGCCCTTGAACTCCTCGAAGATCACCTCGTCCATGCGCGAGCCGGTCTCGACCAGCGCGGTGGCCAGGATGGTCAGCGAGCCGCCGTCCTCGATGTTGCGCGCGGCACCGAAGAACTTCTTCGGGGGGTAGAGCGCAGCGGAGTCGACACCACCGGACATGATGCGTCCGGACGCCGGGGCGGCCAGGTTGTAGGCACGGCCGAGCTTGGTGATCGAGTCGAGCAGCACGACCACGTCGTGGCCGAGCTCGACGAGGCGCTTGGCGCGCTCGATCGCGAGTTCGGCGACCGTGGTGTGGTCGTCGGCGGGACGGTCGAAGGTGGAAGCGATGACCTCGCCCTTGACCGCGCGCTGCATGTCGGTGACTTCCTCGGGGCGCTCGTCGACCAGGACGACCATGAGGTGGCACTCGGGGTTGTTCGTGGTGATCGCGTTGGCGATCGACTGCATCACCATCGTCTTACCGGCCTTGGCCGGAGCCACGATCAGACCACGCTGGCCCTTACCGATCGGCGCGACGAGGTCGATGATGCGCGTGGTGAGGATGTTCGGCGCAGTCTCCAGGCGCAGGCGCTCCTGCGGGTAGAGCGGCACGAGCTTGCCGAACTCCACGCGCTTGCCGGCCTGCTCCGGGGCCATGCCGTTGATCGAGTCAAGACGCACCAGCGCGTTGAACTTCTGGCGGGCCGGGAGCTGCTCGCCCTCACGCAGCGCACGGACGGCGCCGGTGATCGCGTCACCCTTGCGCATGCCGTTCTTCTTGACGATGTTCAGCGGCACGTAGACGTCGTTCGGGCCCGGCAGGTAACCACTGGTGCGCACGAACGCGTAGTTGTCGAGCACATCCAGGATGCCGGCCACGGGCACGAGGACGTCGTCCTCGCGCACCTGGGTGTCGACATCGCCGAACTCCTCGGCGCGACCACGGCCGCGCTTGCGGTCACGACCACGCTGACGGCGACGGTTGTTGCCGCCACGGTCGTCCCAGTCGTTGTTGTCACGCTGGTTGCCCTGACCGCCCTGCTGACCCTGCTGGCCGCCACCCTGCTGACCCTGCTGCGAACCACCCTGCTGGCCACCGCGGTTGCGGCCGCCCTGCTGGTTCTGCTGACCACGGTCGTTCTGGTTGCGGTCGTTGCCGCCACGGTCGTTCTGCCCGCGCTGGCTGTCGCCGTCCTGCTGACCACGGTTCTGGCCCTGGTCGCCACGGCCACCCTGCTGACCACGCTGGCCGCGCTCGCGACGGTTGCCGCCGTCCTGCTGCTCGTGCTGGTCGCGACTGGACTGGTCGGCGTCCTGACGGCGCTCCTCGCCCTGGCCCTGCGACCGGTCGTTGGTGGAACGGCTGTCGTCGTTCTGCTCGCCACGGGAGCGGTCGGTGCGCGCAGTGCGCTCGTTCCGCTCGCCGGTCTGGGCGGGCACCTCGGCCGGCGCGTCCTGGCGCTCGGCCTGCGGCGCAACACTTTCGTTCGGCTCAGCGGCAGGAGTGGTCACTGCCGATCGAGCCGCACGACGGGTGCGCTGCGGCGCAGCGGCCGGGGCGTCGTCGGTCTTGGGTGCGGTGCGCTCAGCAGCCGGGCGGGACGATCCCTCGCCACGGCTCTGGATGGCGGCCAACAGGTCGCTCTTGCGCATCTTGGAGGTTCCGCTGATGCCCATGGTGCCGGCGAGTCGCTTCAACTCGTCCAACTTGAGCGAACCAAGGGATCCTCGAGAGCCCGACTCGGCTGCTGCCGTCGTCGCGGACTCGGTGGTTTCAGTCACGAAGGTTCCTTCCCCCTCGCCAGGCTCGATCAGAATGATCGATCGGGGCTGCGCCTCACAGATGAGGCCATTGTGTTGAACTCGCAGGTGAGCACCATCGAAAAGGTGACGCTGCGGGATGTGAATGCACCTGGGGCTTGCCGGAGAACCGGAACCTCACTTGGTACGTGACCCAAGGTACACGCTTGATCAGCGATTATGCGAAACGACCCGGACCCCGTCGCGAGCGATCCCCGGACGCAACGCCGACCAGCCCTCGCCTGGACTGTCGACCTGATCCAGTGACCCAGATTGCCCGAGCACCAGGACGGTGGGACCCGCCCCGGAGATGAAGGCCGCGTGCCCCTCAGCGCGCAACGCGTCGACCACGGCCATGCTCTGCGGATAAGCCGGTCGGCGATTCTCCTGGTGCAACCAGTCGGCCGTCGCCGGGT
It encodes the following:
- the rpmE gene encoding 50S ribosomal protein L31, with the protein product MKKNLHPNYAETTVVCTCGNTFTTRSTAESGRISAEVCSNCHPFYTGKQKILDTGGRVARFQQRYGKKDAK
- a CDS encoding DinB family protein; amino-acid sequence: MTTYERTQEFADARFVRADFSNAKFRFCDLSGVTMHGVEVGGLHIDSHDLMFGSLYVNGVDVVPLVEAELNRQFPGRELQASRTPGGLREGWVAVQDAWNTTVTRTPADLRDAHVEDEWSLAQTLRHLVLATDAWLLRGVRRESDPFHEIGQFFTGAEQMGVIPERMREPKNFEEVLAVRAERQHMLTDFLATVTAEQLDEPRDDPWGPDDDWKPTVGDCVRVIIEEEWAHLRYVRRDLALLQKERQ
- a CDS encoding N-acetylmuramoyl-L-alanine amidase; this translates as MTRHNLTRRSFLVAAVVGSGAAVIPNAVAVDQNSLFADAGRQYAVPPALLASISYGQTRWADHAGRPSRSQGYGPMHLIDGAAVAEQRAAEGKPAGNAVDTLGLAATAAGLSADRVRTEPASNIKAAAALLAQQQKNLGGPTGVGSDPAAWYEAIAAISGLSTPAAQVRFADDVLTDIATGASVSEGGTKFSLPAGRVGSAGKGRQKLLDRAKAGQRPSGPVDAPGGLGVEWIPAPYEQYGPDPGDYGNHDLAFRPRSPELTHVIIHDTECSYEVALRLVTDPTYLAWNYTLRSSDGHIAQHLETKDIGWHAGNWYMNMHSVGLEHEGYAAQGYSWYPEALYRTSARLTRHLCTRYGIPMDRAHIIGHDQVPGLTTARIRGMHWDPGPFWDWERYFELMGAPLHKGTTGQAPKAGDVVRILPGFDDNVQAVQGCSGVCVEGTGHGTNFIPLHTSPDAGSPLVSDPGLKAGPSTTQVSDIGARAAAGTEYAVAQIKGDWTAIWYLGEIAWFHNPADAPTARRVKGARTVTPKGASAAVFGGAYPEAAAYANPADAQPVSPLLYTLKAGQTYVLSDDTVPTDYYRAKTFSLDTPGDHINTVGKTKYLQINLGHRIAFVQASEVEVR
- the rho gene encoding transcription termination factor Rho, whose protein sequence is MTETTESATTAAAESGSRGSLGSLKLDELKRLAGTMGISGTSKMRKSDLLAAIQSRGEGSSRPAAERTAPKTDDAPAAAPQRTRRAARSAVTTPAAEPNESVAPQAERQDAPAEVPAQTGERNERTARTDRSRGEQNDDSRSTNDRSQGQGEERRQDADQSSRDQHEQQDGGNRRERGQRGQQGGRGDQGQNRGQQDGDSQRGQNDRGGNDRNQNDRGQQNQQGGRNRGGQQGGSQQGQQGGGQQGQQGGQGNQRDNNDWDDRGGNNRRRQRGRDRKRGRGRAEEFGDVDTQVREDDVLVPVAGILDVLDNYAFVRTSGYLPGPNDVYVPLNIVKKNGMRKGDAITGAVRALREGEQLPARQKFNALVRLDSINGMAPEQAGKRVEFGKLVPLYPQERLRLETAPNILTTRIIDLVAPIGKGQRGLIVAPAKAGKTMVMQSIANAITTNNPECHLMVVLVDERPEEVTDMQRAVKGEVIASTFDRPADDHTTVAELAIERAKRLVELGHDVVVLLDSITKLGRAYNLAAPASGRIMSGGVDSAALYPPKKFFGAARNIEDGGSLTILATALVETGSRMDEVIFEEFKGTGNMELKLDRQLANRRIFPAVDVNNSGTRREEILLGADELKIMWKLRRVLAALDQQQGIELLLDRLKKTKSNVEFLMQVQQTSSIKLDDED